CCGATGAGTCACGCTTGACTTCCATCCCGACACTCGGACTGATCTGCCCTTTCTTTGTTTCCAAAGCGACGGAGTAAAACATGTGGTGTACTATCCGTCATTGAAGGTAAAACTTGATGAAATATActttgattaccgtaattttcggactataagtcgcaccagccataaaatgcccaaaaaagtgaaaaaaaaaacatatatatgtatataagtcgctcctgagtataagtcgcccccccacccaaactatgaaaaaaaaacgtgacttgtagtctgaaaattacggtactttctgAATGTTCATTCCAATTTGTGGTCATGGTTCTATGTTGAATCGGATACTCTAACTTTCCAGTCGCTGTATGTGAGGATCGCTCTGGCTAAAAAACTGGGGACTGGAATCTCCTTGTGGGAACTGGGACAAGGACTGGACTACTTCTATGACCTCCTTTGAGCCCTCAGCTCATGGATTGTTAATTGTAGCACAAAGCTGCTGAAAGGATTTAATGGTTGATTGGGACAGAGAAAATGCAAAGTTACTGCAAATACATCAATGGGTGAAGTTCCGTGAAGAAAGGAGAAGCGTGTCGAGCAGGACATGTATGAATAATACGATAGTATTACCTTCACGGAGACAAGGTGCTGCATAAATGATGGATTTGATGTGCAAGTGCATCGAGTTTGCTCACAGAATAAATTCATCTTTGATGCCAAATGGGACTCAGCTCATCTCACTTGGCGCTAGCAAGCAGAATTAAATTGTTGACGGCAAGCCAGGTGGACTGCACGTTCTGACCGGTTATCAGGTGTCTGTCGGCGACCACGTGCACGGCGTCCTCTTGGCTCGCTGCGAAACCAAATTCGATAGAAGGTTTTCCCGAAgaagtttggaaaaaaatacgCCATCGAGACATCGGCTAGGACGAAGCTGCACTCGCCTGTGTATGAGCCACCGCTGTCCTTCACAAAGTCTTCTACGATTAAAGGCAGGTTGGCAAAGTCCGGCCTCCGCACCAGCTCAAACACCGACGGCTTCAGCGGCAGcaacaaacacatttaaatTGACATTGCACAATTTTCCAACGTGCCGCTTCTTGAACATACCCCGGTCAAACTGTAGCCGTCCAAGAGCCACCGGTTCCCCTCGGTGGCAGAGCAAAGAGCCGACACTCCCTGTCCGACAGCACACACGGCTTCTGCGCACATCGACACTTCACTAGCATGCACACGTTTATTTGGTCACAAGAGTTTGACAACTCGACTCACTCTCCTGAGAGATGAAGTGGGAGAGAATACGGTGCAGAGAGCCGCTGTGGGCCAGGTCCACGGGGGCTCCCGGGCAGTCGGGAATGAGCAGAGACTGGTATCGAGCCCCTATTCAAAAATCAATCGATAAACCACAGCGTGCCAAACtaattgacaaaagtagtgcctCTCACCATCGATGGATTCAAGTTTGGCAGGAGTTGCGTAAGGTTTCATGTTAAAGTCCTGCAGCCACCTGGAGGTGCTGTCATCCACCCCGACAAAATCCATTGGCTTCCCCTTGAATGAAACAGACAACTTAggttagtgcagtgcttctcaaatagtggggcgcggtgctattcctgggggggcgcgtgtgaccctggggaacaggctttttttttggcagtactagaataacgtgtaattgcgcgtttactacagcagggggcagtggcgctctcattgttacttctgtcacgtttgcgacagtgcaacattttacgacttacaagacaagttaggatagtcacggtggggagggggggggcgcaaatagatttcttcttgctaggggggggcgtaacagaaaataattgagaagcactgggttagtgACATTGCTCAATGTGTTCTTCTGGAATACCTTCTAGTTTGATTTGTTGAAGGTtgaacacaattaaaaaaataaacaggacTAAAATTAGCATTgtcattgtagttttttttaaaggagaaTTAAGAGAAGCCATACATCTAGGATAAATATAATATGACGTTTTAATTTGTATATTTGAGTCCAGTttgagcagattttttttttttaaataggaaaAGGAGACTTACCCCAGGCGTTGCTGTCTGGAGGTTAAACACAGAAGAGCAAAGATTGAAACACTGCTGGAAAGACTTTGCAGAAACTCCTAGCGACCAcggaaaataaaacacaagttACAACATTCATGCATGAAGTGCAATTGAAATAATAATTGCAATTAAAACGAAGAGCTTGTCAAACATACCTTGAGGAGCGGCACTCAACACAATCAAACACGTCGGCTTTGCAGACATTTTCCAATCTTATATTTGCCCGCTTGTGCTTAAATCGATGACATAATGTTGTCGCAATCAAATGTCGATTTGCTCGCGTCAAACAGGAAGTTCCGCGAGGGTCAGCTGACCATAACATCCGCCGGAAGACCTTCACAATAAAATCTCGAGTTGCTAAATCGAAAAACTGCATTCTTTCTTATACTCACCAGAGGGCGTTAATACCGTTTTTCACACAACGTGGTAGAATCGTGACAAATATTGAAAagaattgaaatattttttttttatttcaaaaagcgaatcatttgttatttttaattgatGTAACTATAGTCACATAACCTATAGTCCATTCATTTCACGATTTTAATTCAGTTATTTCGAATGGAAACTAATGagaaatgaataaaaaggattgtgcaattggaaaaaaaatcacaaaatgaaCGCAGGACTAAATAAAGAAAGGAATAAAGAATGGAATGAAGAACATCACACAGGCCATCATTTCCATACCTGTGCtctcaaatatttgaaatgtgACTCATGAACCAATCCATAACAGCAGCATTCAAATAATACAATGCCTTTTATTGATGTTCATGCTAATTGGTTTTATTGTTGCTATTTCCGATATATTACGTAGTTAACTAAACTTTGCGGCACACCAAGAGCAGCAGTACACAACGCGTAGCAAGCTTGCATTTCCTGCATCATCCTTATTCTCCATCGTGAAGTGCTGCCCAGCAGCTCAACTTTAAAAGTGCAAGCTTGTTATTTGAAAGCCTATTTCAAAAGTGCAACATCAGTAGGGATCATTTTTCAGATTTTGATGAAGGCAGCAAGTAAACATCATCCCAAACAGCTGCAATTCAAGATACAAACAAAGTGTTAGTTCAATACTGAAAATACTTTTGGAtggaaatggattttttttcacctgTAAAAGTGCAATCACCATGCCCAGTGCGCCAAGAATAGACAGCTGACTGAGAATGAACTCCTCCAATTTCATGACGCAGCCTCCCTGGTATCACAACACATTTAGAAGATTGTCAATTGGTGTCAGACACGTGTGCCCACCTCCGCTTTGTAAACATTGGAGGGATGCTCGCTGATGCCGCAGAGGCTGCTGGGTGTTTTACAGCAGCTGTCAGGAACAAGCTGGCCGTCTCGCGCGGCGGCCCGGATCCAAATGCTGTCTTTCCAGTCGGAGGAGCTGTTACTGCCGCAGCACTGGAACTGAAAGGGAACATTTCAACCAGATGGAGTGTGTAGATCTTCTACAATATGGCCACACCTCTTGATGGAGCTTGTCCACGGCTTGTGTGACGCTGTCCTCCCCGGCTTGTTGGTATTTGTGCTGCATGGTCACCTTCAAGTTTTGCCTCAGCTCCTCATCCAGCTGTGACGACAATGACACAAGCGGCGGGCGCGTTGGCACGAGTTCATTTAAAGTTGACCTTTCATATCAACCTGTGACAGATCAAGTACAATCTCACAGATGACATTTATGTATTAAGAGGGTTCTTTAGTTACAAGCAAAAAAACGTTTTCATTTCTGAGCTCATTTGATTGTTTCTTGTTTGATATTGGAAACTCTCAAGATGAAAAACACTATCATCAAGTATTTCACTTTGTGTCTTGAGAATCAACAACGGACGACTTTCACCTCTTTCACGAAACGACGGACATATTTGAACGTTTTTTTTGGTTATGAAATTCAAATATATTGAGATGCACTTGCAAAATACATCAAGTGGCAGCAGATTACCTTTTGGCAGAAAGGGAAACACTGGAGCAGGAAAAGGGGGGAACAAAGAAGGAATGTGTGAGAAGGCTCAATTCAAatgatggtgacaaagagaaaaCCACCTGACTTCTTCTCAACTTGTAGTGGCATTGAAAAATAATCAGTCACGCTGGATTTGGATTTATAGGGCCGACAGCACAAAGAAACACACGCAAAAAAGTAAGAGTTTACCTCTTGGTATTTCATGTATGCCAAGACACCTGCGATGACTTCCAGCAGAAAAACACACAGCAACAGCACCAAGTACTGCAAGAGATATTGAAAAGGACAAATGTCAATCACATACGTATTGTAGTGCTGGTGAAATTGGTTTGACTGACTCAAGGCGGGAGCCTTTCAAAAAGGTTGCTAACTCCCGGCTGAGCACACGCGCTCCGACATGTCTTCGCATATGATATGAAATATTTTCAGCAAGTTGTTCCCGTTGTCATAGTCCTAAAGTCGGTGGGTTTGCTTCTCCGTTTACGCAACACGTACGGCTGCCTGTGCATGTCTGCCTCACGCGGATGCTTGCCATGCTCCTCATTCCTTTAACCTTAGCCAAAATCTAAAAATGTCAACTCTTGAGGACCCGCGCCATGTGACCTGGCACGTCACACTGCAGCTCCATTCGGCGTGGGCCGTTCCAGTGAGCTGCACAAGGTGACTCAGGCTTAACTTTCAAAGCCACCCCAGATCAGCATGAGCAGGTGGAAGCAGAATCTTCAACGGGACATTCTTTGTGTAgacaatgaacttttttttttttttttttttggcctcaCCACAATCAAAAGCCTCTTCATCTCCCCCAGAGTGGCGCAGCATCCGATGATGCCGGTGACGACCACAACGGCCCCGGCGACAATGAGGACGTAAGCGGATGCTGTGTAGAAGTTGGAGTTCAGCAGACTTATGTAGTCCCTCTTTTCCACCAAAGTCCAAACGCCCACGGCCAACACCGCACCCCCTGCCACCTGAGGCAACAAACCACTCGATTCATTTGTCATGAGGTTGTTCTTTGACCAAGTCCAAATACAAACTAAATTTCTATCTGCATCCTCCTTTTGTGACAAATTCCAAAAGAAGTGTAGTGTTCTGGTTTTCAATGACAAATATCCGCATTGCTTTTGTAACTTACCCAAAAAAGAATGTTAAACATGAGGAGCATGTACTTCAGACATATGATCCCACATTTGTTGGAGTTTTCCCTCCGAGTTTCCATTCTGAAAAACATTTCAAGAATAATAGGACCGGCAAATTTGACAAATGACCGGTGGCTTCAAACAATATTTGCATCAGAGCCTATTAGAGCCGACATTGGATCCACTGTGATATTTATTATGCAAAGTGCACATCCAGTACAGCATCTGATCTAATGTGTCTTTGAAGCAAACATTTAATAGTCTCCGTCTAGCAACTAAAAATTATTACATGCAATGAAATCAAATGAGTTGTGATAAGAGTTTATTTCAAGTGTAATATTGTATGATGTCTATTCCTCATTGAGTAAACGTGAAGAATGAAACTTCCCAAACTTGCAAGGAGTGAGCAGGAGTAGCTCACTAATGAAATCAAATATGTGATACTTGACAGCTTGTGTCACGTGACATGCAGCAATAACATAGCTACTGGCGCTGAAGCCAAATTTAACTCCTCAGGCGGCACTACTTAAGATAAAAGAACACCCTACAAAATGAACGACTTCACATCTCAGAAGTGGTAAACctacaaacaaaccaaaatagAACTCTTCCTGCCCTTAAACCAAGTGCACATGCCTGCATGCATTGGGGGGGGTCATGCAAAAGTCTCCTGGAGATTTAGTTTGAACAACGGTGTCATGCAAAAAGTGCTCAAGCCAGGCCAAAAGTGTCCCACCTGATTGAAGATTTCCGTGGCAATGCCTTGCAAGAGCCCACTCAGCCCGCTGTTGTGCTTCTGGCTGTCAAAGTCATGTGTCCGATTGCCCAGCCGACACCagttcgccccccccccccaatggcCTCTCCCACATCAAGTGAGTGTGGAGCGTGGAGGGAACCTACTCAAACATACTGGGTGGGACAAGTGGGCTCAACACAACTGTATCGAACGCAATTAAGACCTTGTAAAAGTGTACAAATTGGACAGTAAAGTCAACTTTAATTGGGAAGTGACCAAACTGACAAACGGAAGCCGTTGGACCTTTTTCAAACATTTGTCCTTTTCTAATTATACACAGCAACGTCTTGGTAGAGCGCACTTTGTCAGGGAAGGACTATCTTCACGTTGTCCATCGAGCCGGGCAACCAACTTTCTGAAATCAAGCAAAAGTGACGTCCATCCACACACTTTTCTCAGGAGGACATTTGGACTCCCTTCTgtagtcaatttgtcattcaaGTCAAGCAAGCGTCTTC
The window above is part of the Syngnathus typhle isolate RoL2023-S1 ecotype Sweden linkage group LG7, RoL_Styp_1.0, whole genome shotgun sequence genome. Proteins encoded here:
- the gatd1 gene encoding glutamine amidotransferase-like class 1 domain-containing protein 1 isoform X1, with amino-acid sequence METRRENSNKCGIICLKYMLLMFNILFWVAGGAVLAVGVWTLVEKRDYISLLNSNFYTASAYVLIVAGAVVVVTGIIGCCATLGEMKRLLIVYLVLLLCVFLLEVIAGVLAYMKYQECFPFCQKLDEELRQNLKVTMQHKYQQAGEDSVTQAVDKLHQEFQCCGSNSSSDWKDSIWIRAAARDGQLVPDSCCKTPSSLCGISEHPSNVYKAEGGCVMKLEEFILSQLSILGALGMVIALLQTATPGGKPMDFVGVDDSTSRWLQDFNMKPYATPAKLESIDGARYQSLLIPDCPGAPVDLAHSGSLHRILSHFISQEKAVCAVGQGVSALCSATEGNRWLLDGYSLTGPSVFELVRRPDFANLPLIVEDFVKDSGGSYTASQEDAVHVVADRHLITGQNVQSTWLAVNNLILLASAK
- the gatd1 gene encoding glutamine amidotransferase-like class 1 domain-containing protein 1 isoform X3, with the protein product METRRENSNKCGIICLKYMLLMFNILFWVAGGAVLAVGVWTLVEKRDYISLLNSNFYTASAYVLIVAGAVVVVTGIIGCCATLGEMKRLLIVYLVLLLCVFLLEVIAGVLAYMKYQELDEELRQNLKVTMQHKYQQAGEDSVTQAVDKLHQEFQCCGSNSSSDWKDSIWIRAAARDGQLVPDSCCKTPSSLCGISEHPSNVYKAEGGCVMKLEEFILSQLSILGALGMVIALLQLFGMMFTCCLHQNLKNDPY
- the gatd1 gene encoding glutamine amidotransferase-like class 1 domain-containing protein 1 isoform X2, yielding METRRENSNKCGIICLKYMLLMFNILFWVAGGAVLAVGVWTLVEKRDYISLLNSNFYTASAYVLIVAGAVVVVTGIIGCCATLGEMKRLLIVYLVLLLCVFLLEVIAGVLAYMKYQELDEELRQNLKVTMQHKYQQAGEDSVTQAVDKLHQEFQCCGSNSSSDWKDSIWIRAAARDGQLVPDSCCKTPSSLCGISEHPSNVYKAEGGCVMKLEEFILSQLSILGALGMVIALLQTATPGGKPMDFVGVDDSTSRWLQDFNMKPYATPAKLESIDGARYQSLLIPDCPGAPVDLAHSGSLHRILSHFISQEKAVCAVGQGVSALCSATEGNRWLLDGYSLTGPSVFELVRRPDFANLPLIVEDFVKDSGGSYTASQEDAVHVVADRHLITGQNVQSTWLAVNNLILLASAK
- the gatd1 gene encoding glutamine amidotransferase-like class 1 domain-containing protein 1 isoform X4, encoding MSAKPTCLIVLSAAPQGVSAKSFQQCFNLCSSVFNLQTATPGGKPMDFVGVDDSTSRWLQDFNMKPYATPAKLESIDGARYQSLLIPDCPGAPVDLAHSGSLHRILSHFISQEKAVCAVGQGVSALCSATEGNRWLLDGYSLTGPSVFELVRRPDFANLPLIVEDFVKDSGGSYTASQEDAVHVVADRHLITGQNVQSTWLAVNNLILLASAK